The stretch of DNA CACCGGCGCTCCTATTGCCTTAAGCGAACTCCTGAGGCCACGCCAGTCTCCCCCGTGCAGGTACATCGTCATTATCGAACCGATTCCGCACTGCTCGCCGTGAAGACCTTTGCCGGGAGCGAGAATGTCCAGTGCATGACTGAATTTGTGCTCTCCTCCGCTTGCGGGACGGGAAGATCCCGCGATGCTCATCGCCACGCCGGATGACACCAGGGCTTTTGTTACGATCCAAGCCGCCTCTTCAGATCCGGGTTTGATAAGTCCTGCATTCTTTACGAGTATGTCTGCGGTCATCGCCGAGAGAGAAGCAGCATATTCGCTGATCGCCTCCCCGCGAAGCCTGTGGGAAAGTTCCCAGTCGAGTATTGCGGTCCTGTTGGAGATTATATCCGCACAGCCGGATGCCATAAGCCTGAAGGGGGCCTTGGCGATAATCCCGGTGTCTGCAATAATTGCAGAAGGGGGTTGCGCATCGAGCGAGACTGCTCCCTTCTCCGTCGAAACCGAGGCTCTCGAAGATGCTATGCCGTCGTGGGAGGCTGCGGTCGGCACACTGATAAAGTGCTGATCGAGATTGTATGAAACAACCTTTGCAAGATCGATAACTCTTCCACCGCCGACGCCTATAATGAAATCATGGCTCTTTGCGGCCTCCTGGGCTTCATTTATCGAATCGAGTGATATGGATTCAGACATGAAAACTTCGGTACTACAGCCGCTCTCATTTATAAGATCGAGGACCCTGGCACCTGCCGCCTTCATCGTATGTTCGCCGGAGATTATCAGCGCAGACCTGCCGATATGCAAATCCCTGCAGACATCGGGGAGCTGTTCGACCGCATCATGCCCGATGATAATATCTCTTGGCATCTGGAGCCATTTCGATTTGTCGAATTGAGGGTTTTTGAGTACTTTTATACTATCTGCGCTCATTATTTTATCAATAAATGATTGGGGATTTTATATACAAATATTACGTTGGTCCAATCGTCAACGGCGGAGCGTATACAATCGTTGATACGCTCACCTACGCAATTATCCTGATTGTATCGGTGTACCTGGTCTATAAATGGCTTATTCGCGCTGGAATCGAGATTGACAAGGACTTCGTCCTGTCGCTTATTCCGTATATCGTCCTGGGCGGATTTCTCCGTGTTGTCGAGGATACGGGAATTATACCCTATCCCTATTATGTTCTTTTGATAACTCCGCTGATTTACTTCGTGATTTTCTTCTATGCGATAGTGGTCCTGGTGCTCTCAAGAGCACTTGAAGGGAGAAAGATCATAGCGGATTATCACAAGGGTTTTGCAACAGGGGGGATTATTGCATGCGCGATCTCCCTGGTTCCGCTGGTTTGGTACGGGCTCACGGTAACCCAGATAAACTTCTTCGTGATGTTTTCAATCCTCGGGATTGCATGCATATCGTCCCTTGCAGTCTGGGCGTTCGTCAAATACGCCCTTAAATGGGATTATGTCGACGACATCCTTTACAGGCTGCTAATATTCGGGCATATGCTCGACGCAAGTGCGACAAGTTTCGGTATAGACCTCCACGAGGTGACGTATGTCGAGCAGCATGTCGTGGGTTCGGCATTGATCGAAGCGACCGGCACCGCATTTTCTATGTTCGCGTTAAAGCTCGTCGTGATAATTCCCGCGATCTATATACTCCAGATCTACAGGCAGGAAGGAAACAAAGCGCTGTTCCACCTGATTATTCTCGCGATGATCATGGTAGGGCTTGCACCGGGAATACGCGACATGGTGAGGATGATCCTCTATGTTTGATAAGAAACTCTCTTACAGCATCTCTTTTTCACTCGTAATCTTCGTAGTCTTCCTGGCAATCGGTGCACTGACGATCAGCCAGAATTCCGAGAGTGCCGAGACACTTATCCAGGCATTGAACGACGATCT from Methanolacinia petrolearia DSM 11571 encodes:
- a CDS encoding DUF63 family protein; protein product: MIGDFIYKYYVGPIVNGGAYTIVDTLTYAIILIVSVYLVYKWLIRAGIEIDKDFVLSLIPYIVLGGFLRVVEDTGIIPYPYYVLLITPLIYFVIFFYAIVVLVLSRALEGRKIIADYHKGFATGGIIACAISLVPLVWYGLTVTQINFFVMFSILGIACISSLAVWAFVKYALKWDYVDDILYRLLIFGHMLDASATSFGIDLHEVTYVEQHVVGSALIEATGTAFSMFALKLVVIIPAIYILQIYRQEGNKALFHLIILAMIMVGLAPGIRDMVRMILYV
- a CDS encoding NAD(P)-dependent glycerol-1-phosphate dehydrogenase encodes the protein MSADSIKVLKNPQFDKSKWLQMPRDIIIGHDAVEQLPDVCRDLHIGRSALIISGEHTMKAAGARVLDLINESGCSTEVFMSESISLDSINEAQEAAKSHDFIIGVGGGRVIDLAKVVSYNLDQHFISVPTAASHDGIASSRASVSTEKGAVSLDAQPPSAIIADTGIIAKAPFRLMASGCADIISNRTAILDWELSHRLRGEAISEYAASLSAMTADILVKNAGLIKPGSEEAAWIVTKALVSSGVAMSIAGSSRPASGGEHKFSHALDILAPGKGLHGEQCGIGSIMTMYLHGGDWRGLRSSLKAIGAPVTPAKIGIEDETAVEALMMARKIRPERFTILDAGMERECAEKLVAMLYKE